Part of the Methanorbis furvi genome is shown below.
GACCACCTCAACATTGTCACCGACAGCGATATCAATTTCAAGGGGCACGGATTTTTTTGCGGTGATGGCAGCTGAACCGTCAAAGATGGTGACTGCGGGGCGGCAGAGCCACTCTCCTTTTTTTGCCTGAACAACTCCTTCAACGCGGACAGGTTTTCCAAGGGTTTTGAGATTGATGTTTTTGATCCTGACGCGTTTGGATTCAGCCTCATACTCAGGAAGGAGACGCACATACTGCGTGCCCACACTGTAGCTGTTGTAGATAGGAATGATCAGCAGTGCAAGCGATAACGGGATACCCCAGTACAGATAGGCTGGATCAGTTGTGACAATGTAGGACACTATGAATAGTGCCAGGAAAAAGATCACCACAGCGATATGCAGCGGGGATATGCCGATTGTTATACCACGAATTTTCATAATAATTCACACAAAGCCCCGGGATACCGGAATTCTTACTGTAAATATATTCCGCTCCCATAAATAGATGTATAGTCTGTAAGTTTTGGAAAATCAAAAAGAGGTGGGATTGAAAGATCGACGAGTCAGTCGATCTTCAATCTCGACGAATGTGATTATTTGGTTTCACAGAGGGCGCAGATTTCGCTCTTGTAGCAGTAGTAGTAGATAACTGCCATGAAGATGACTGCACCGACAATGTTTCCAATGGTGGACCAGATGATGTTGCTTGTCCACATTGTACCCCAGTTCAGGATCTCGGTGTTTGCCGAACCGCCACCAATTGCATTGGTGATGATACCTGCCGGAATGAAGTACATGTTTGCGACACAGTGTTCGTATCCGCTGGCAACGAAGGCCATGATCGGGAACCAGATTGCAACGATCTTGCTGATTACTTCGTCGGCTGCGAGAGCGAGGAAGATTGCAAGACAGACAAGCCAGTTACAAAGGATACCTTTGAAGAAGACGGAAAGGATACCCATCGGGCCGAAGTAGGATACTTTTGCTGTCGCAATGGCGATTGCACGTGTTCCAAACGCACTGATGGTTGCAACACCTGCTGCGTCCCAGACAGTGTACGGACCATAGCTGACGAGAACTGCCATGAAGAGGGAACCAATCAGGTTACCGATGTAGACAACAATCCACAGATAGATAAGGCCTTTCAGAGAGGTCTGACCCTGAAGAATTGCCATCGGGGCAAACATTGCGTCACCGGTAAACAGTTCTGCACCGGTAAGAACAACGAGAACTAAACCAACCGGGAAAAGAGCACCCGTGATGAGCTGGCCGAATCCTGGACCAAGGAAATCTGCAACGCCGGTCGAACCAACTGTTGCGAGAGCCGCACCCATTGCGATGTAAACACCCGCAAGGAAGGCACGGACAAACATGTTGCCTGCAGGAAGACAGCATTTGGACTTACCTGCCGTACCAATTTTGACGCAAACCTGCGCCGGGCTGAATGTTACCATAAATACACACCTCACATCTCCTCCGCCAGACAAGCGTACAGAGTTGTGCTATTTGAAAATTGGAAGAGGGCATATTTATAATCTGTCTATTGATTTGTCGGGTTCGAAGCCTTTATTGGGGAGATTTGGGATGGTGGTATAGTTAACCAAGTTAACATGACCAATAAATTAATAAAAACATGAGCGTGATTTCGTTCACAGATACTGCGCGTGGTTCGTTGAATCACGAAATGCAGAATAGGGGGACAGTTATCGGAGAAAAATGAGTTTGAGGTATGATGAGAAAAAATATTCATAATCTCTCCGGCAACAACAGATTTTATAGGGTGAAAAACGTAGAGTATCTCACAGTGAAAGAGGCAATTCTCACTGAACGGCA
Proteins encoded:
- a CDS encoding nucleotide-binding protein; protein product: MKIRGITIGISPLHIAVVIFFLALFIVSYIVTTDPAYLYWGIPLSLALLIIPIYNSYSVGTQYVRLLPEYEAESKRVRIKNINLKTLGKPVRVEGVVQAKKGEWLCRPAVTIFDGSAAITAKKSVPLEIDIAVGDNVEVVGMVVRRFTIFGDMMIHAIGIKKVENLTPFEEETETEPAEPVRIKKY
- a CDS encoding formate/nitrite transporter family protein, which encodes MVTFSPAQVCVKIGTAGKSKCCLPAGNMFVRAFLAGVYIAMGAALATVGSTGVADFLGPGFGQLITGALFPVGLVLVVLTGAELFTGDAMFAPMAILQGQTSLKGLIYLWIVVYIGNLIGSLFMAVLVSYGPYTVWDAAGVATISAFGTRAIAIATAKVSYFGPMGILSVFFKGILCNWLVCLAIFLALAADEVISKIVAIWFPIMAFVASGYEHCVANMYFIPAGIITNAIGGGSANTEILNWGTMWTSNIIWSTIGNIVGAVIFMAVIYYYCYKSEICALCETK